In Silene latifolia isolate original U9 population chromosome X, ASM4854445v1, whole genome shotgun sequence, the following proteins share a genomic window:
- the LOC141622780 gene encoding uncharacterized protein LOC141622780, protein MSSPFSKLGFRFQPHLHFNSRHFCNSSNIKLIAIHDPRKFMGYVREQCQLGFHNLQFPINLFFQMMSLVPRPSIIHFNRLLVAMLKLKRLHPHFTVISHYRYLELSGTQLNSHSIGILTNCYCRVGRVDFGFSLLAKSLKLGYPFESDDVLFTTLINGLIQNGRLPDAVKLLAVAIIKLGIQPSVVTFVTMVKGLCRIGDNARDLRLLRQMNSSGGNGLYFRLLRQMNSSPSDLFNYNIMIHILCKNELLTEALNFFSAMKTGGINPNVFTYNTLIRGMINLGRKAEAKEMLVGMIESNIAPNVSTYNMFIHMQCKDMMIDEAHALIQIMTKQGMAPDVFTYNALLVGYCLCGQMDKAREVFDLMVQTRCRPNVVNYNTLINGYVKLKSLDKALDIFQEMIGEEIAPDVVAYSTLIDGLCKSNWIPLALQLFNDMKTNGIKPNVCTYGSLLDGLCKNAQLDEAKALLKEMESNRVAPNIYIYNILIHSLCKEGLMNKAIELLNKMKQIGCFPNVVGYNTLIDGLCKSNWIPMARQLVNDMQIYGIKPNVCTYGSLLDGLCKNAQLDEANALLKEMGSNGVAPDIVIYNILIDSLCVAGHIKDAENLLSVLLSIGMVPNHITYNTMIKGLCKNGLLSRAIGILNTMKQIGCSPDGTTYNTIIRGFIFKDNLRNALCFRDIMVNEGFEADGITLSLFRNHLS, encoded by the coding sequence ATGTCTTCCCCTttttctaaattagggtttcgatttcaACCTCATCTCCATTTCAATTCTCGTCATTTCTGCAATTCTTCTAATATTAAGCTTATTGCTATTCATGATCCTCGTAAGTTTATGGGGTATGTTAGAGAGCAATGTCAATTAGGTTTTCATAATCTCCAATTTCCTATTAATCTATTCTTCCAGATGATGTCTCTTGTGCCCCGACCTTCTATTATCCATTTTAATCGGCTATTAGTAGCTATGCTCAAACTCAAGCGATTACATCCTCACTTTACCGTCATTTCTCATTATAGATATCTTGAGTTATCCGGTACTCAACTCAATTCTCATTCCATTGGCATCCTCACTAATTGTTACTGCCGCGTCGGCCGTGTTGATTTCGGGTTTTCTCTCCTTGCCAAGTCCCTTAAACTTGGGTATCCCTTTGAGTCTGATGATGTTTTATTTACCACCTTAATCAATGGCCTCATTCAAAATGGCCGGCTTCCCGACGCTGTTAAGTTGTTGGCTGTAGCTATCATTAAGCTTGGCATTCAACCAAGTGTAGTTACCTTTGTTACTATGGTCAAAGGTCTTTGTAGGATCGGGGACAATGCCCGTGATCTTCGCTTGCTCCGCCAAATGAATTCTAGTGGGGGTAATGGCCTTTATTTCCGCTTGCTCCGCCAAATGAATTCTAGTCCCTCGGACCTTTTCAATTACAACATCATGATACATATTCTGTGCAAAAATGAACTCTTAACCGAGGCCCTGAACTTCTTTTCAGCTATGAAAACCGGCGGCATCAATCCAAATGTGTTCACCTATAACACATTGATTCGAGGAATGATCAATCTAGGTCGTAAGGCGGAGGCTAAGGAAATGTTGGTTGGGATGATTGAGAGCAATATTGCACCTAATGTTTCCACTTATAATATGTTTATTCACAtgcaatgtaaggacatgatgaTTGATGAAGCACATGCCCTTATACAGATAATGACTAAACAAGGTATGGCTCCTGATGTATTTACTTATAATGCTTTATTGGTTGGGTATTGCTTGTGCGGCCAAATGGACAAGGCAAGAGAGGTTTTTGATTTAATGGTACAAACTCGCTGCCGACCTAACGTTGTGAATTATAATACTCTGATAAATGGATATGTTAAACTTAAAAGCCTTGACAAAGCCCTTGACATTTTTCAAGAAATGATTGGGGAAGAGATTGCCCCTGATGTCGTGGCCTATAGCACTCTGATAGATGGATTGTGTAAATCAAATTGGATTCCACTTGCACTCCAGTTGTTCAACGACATGAAAACGAATGGAATAAAACCAAACGTTTGCACTTACGGTTCTTTATTAGACGGGCTATGCAAAAATGCACAGCTTGATGAAGCAAAGGCATTGCTCAAGGAGATGGAGTCTAATAGAGTTGCTCCCAATATATACATCTACAATATTCTAATTCACAGCTTGTGCAAAGAAGGTCTTATGAATAAAGCGATAGAGCTTCTAAACAAAATGAAGCAAATTGGATGCTTTCCTAATGTCGTGGGCTATAACACACTCATAGATGGATTGTGTAAATCTAATTGGATCCCAATGGCACGTCAGCTGGTCAATGACATGCAAATCTATGGAATAAAACCAAATGTTTGCACTTATGGTTCCTTATTAGACGGGCTATGTAAAAATGCACAACTTGATGAAGCGAATGCATTGCTCAAGGAGATGGGGTCCAATGGAGTTGCTCCTGATATTGTCATCTACAATATCCTAATTGACAGCTTGTGTGTGGCTGGCCATATTAAAGATGCAGAAAATCTCCTCTCTGTTCTCCTATCAATAGGTATGGTACCCAATCATATAACTTATAATACAATGATTAAGGGGTTATGTAAAAATGGTCTTTTGAGTAGAGCTATAGGAATCCTAAACACAATGAAGCAAATTGGATGCTCTCCTGATGGCACCACCTATAATACAATTATCCGAGGATTCATTTTCAAGGACAATTTGCGAAATGCATTATGTTTTCGTGATATAATGGTTAACGAGGGCTTTGAGGCTGATGGTATCACTCTTTCTTTGTTCCGTAACCATTTATCGTAG